The genomic DNA GGGTCCACGCGCAGGTCTGCACCACGTCGAGGTCCGTCGGCTGCCACGGGTCCAGGATGGGGTCCGTGGCCAGCCACGGCTGGGCGGTGAAGGCGTAGTCGCGGACGTTGTCCACCGGTGGCAGGCCGATCGACGCCCGTTGGGTGTTGAGCATCTCGCCGAACATCGTGTTCGCGATCTGGGCGTCCAGGTCCCACAGTGCCCGGTTGTCGGTTGCGTCCGGTGGCAACGGCTGGCCCCGCCGCGCGGGCGGCCGGCGGTGTGGCGAGGGCAGGCTGACCGGCTGGTGGCTCACGTGCACGTAGCGGATGCCCAGTTTCTCGGCCACCGACCGCGCGCCGGCCGTGGCGGGCAATGGGCCGGTCGCCACTAGCGCATCACATCCCTTGGCAGCCGCGGCGACCGTGTCGAACTGTGCGGCCATCAACTCGGCCGCACGCTGCGCCAGTCCCGCCGCTGACCCCGGCGTCACCGTGGTCACCAGCGGACGCACCGGCTGGCCGGTCGGCACCATCTCCACGCCGACCTGGGCCAGGCGCTTCGCGAACTCCTCGTCCGGCGGCGCGCACACCCGTACCTCCGCGCCGAGTTCCTTCAACCGCACCGCGAGTCCCGCTATCGGTTCGACGCTCCCGCGCGACCCGTACGTCGACAACACCACACGCATTTCGTGATTCTCATTTCTGCAGGTCCTGGCTTCGGTGGGTGATTGTGCGGTACGACCAGGGTCTTGCCGCAAGCCCCCAGTGCGCTATATGTTGATCATGGAAGGGAGTGAGCACTCCCCCTTCCCTTCATCGTCCGCAGTGGACGGACAACCTCCTCGCGAAGCCGCGCCGCGTACGGCGGTACGTCGGCCCAGGAGGACATTCCATGCGCCACACGCTGTCTCAAGAAGTCCTATCGCAATGGATTCAGGCGGCGCCAGCAGATCAGTGCGCATCCCAGCTTGAGGAACGCATCGTGGATGTCGTCGCGTCTCTCCAGAACCCTGGGTTGAGGGCCGCCCTCCTCTCTATGAGTCGAGCTGCTGGCGCCCGTCAAGCGTCGCTAGTCCACAGAGTCGAGTTCGTCCTACTTCGTCGGGATTGAGCGCGACCCCGGTGATTATCACGGCGTGATAATCACGGCCGGACGGGCCCGTCGGCAGCCCACGGGTGACGGATTATCACGCCGTGATAATCGGTGGCCCATCCGAGCGAACCGTACTAACTAACGTGTCGATGGCTCCAACGATCACCAACGTTAGTAAGGTGTCCAGCATGAGTTCTCCAGCCACCTCGAGCGATCGCGAGAAGGTCGTCTCCAAACTGCCGGGATGGCTCCGGCAGGACCTCAAGATCCGAACCGCCCAACACGGCATCGACATCCAGCGCGCAGTCGAGCAGGGCATCTCCGCCTGGACCGCCCTCGCCTCCAGCCCTGCCACGATCGACACCGCCGGCTCAGACCCCTTCGCCACCTTCCTCCCCCCGGGCCAGTGGGAGGACTTCAAGAAGATCTGCACAGATCGCAAGGTCTCCCTGATCCAGGGACTCGCCCAGTCCGTGCAGCTGTGGCTCAACTCCAACCCTGCCCCCGAAATCCAGCGGTCCGCACACCCCCGGCGCCGGATTGTCTGTAACCAGAAGGGCGGAGTCGGCAAAACCGCCATCGCCGCCGGACTAGGCCAGGCACTCGCCGAGGACAGCAACAGCCTCCACCCGGTGCGCATCTCCAAGCACT from Streptomyces lunaelactis includes the following:
- a CDS encoding glycosyltransferase, which encodes MRVVLSTYGSRGSVEPIAGLAVRLKELGAEVRVCAPPDEEFAKRLAQVGVEMVPTGQPVRPLVTTVTPGSAAGLAQRAAELMAAQFDTVAAAAKGCDALVATGPLPATAGARSVAEKLGIRYVHVSHQPVSLPSPHRRPPARRGQPLPPDATDNRALWDLDAQIANTMFGEMLNTQRASIGLPPVDNVRDYAFTAQPWLATDPILDPWQPTDLDVVQTCAWTLTDERPLPAELVAFLDAGTPPVYVGLGSTPMRAPKDVARAAIEAIRAHSRRAVVSRGWADLALIDDQDDCFVVGEVNHQALFRRAAAVVHHGGAGTTTTATWAGAPQVVVPQGGDQPYWAGRVAELGIGAALDGPTPTAESLSATLKTALTPETRARATAVAGTIRTDGATVAAKLLLDAVSQERLPVSA